The following proteins are co-located in the Aquarana catesbeiana isolate 2022-GZ linkage group LG02, ASM4218655v1, whole genome shotgun sequence genome:
- the LOC141126807 gene encoding uncharacterized protein: MSVPSKYKEDKEAVRCECCRGIPCCEGCRCSPCCPRCPCCPCCKCMQCCGCCPCCQCCQCCNCCDSCAKCLCFLHPMRIVNFVLGPILKLVNKYGHLCGCFIACRDMQEDPDESEEEEEQPNEEVEDQSEEQETKEGEGELEEGEKGNWKKGFIKPCDLVVIDVAVRFLIEDEEDKKACGGEESDEVEENGEQAEKKHKVGIRAAWAPAKHGEKTEEEEDDGEETEEAEVGCRFCCCPYWRCPSLNPVTHLTNLLGWLISPVWNWMKNNPCTINCTASFGGEEDSDEGEEMERERRLREYREREEKRRQEQQREREELERKEKAKEERMRERELEERKREKKGREEEKAREERVRAKRAREQMAKVREKEEREKREREKKEGELVKRGRGEGQGRESESKEGKKKRRWRK, encoded by the exons ATGTCTGTTCCCTCAAAATACAAGGAAGACAAAGAGGCTGTGCGCTGTGAATGCTGCCGGGGCATCCCGTGCTGTGAGGGCTGTCGGTGCTCCCCGTGCTGCCCGAGATGCCCGTGCTGCCCATGCTGCAAGTGCATGCAATGCTGCGGGTGCTGCCCATGCTGCCAGTGCTGCCAGTGCTGCAATTGCTGCGATTCCTGTGCTAAATGTTTGTGTTTCTTACACCCAATGAGAATTGTGAATTTCGTCTTGGGACCTATACTCAAGCTGGTAAACAAA TACGGTCACCTATGCGGCTGCTTCATCGCCTGCAGAGATATGCAGGAAGATCCCGATGAGAgcgaggaagaggaagaacagcCCAATGAGGAAGTGGAAGACCAGAGCGAGGAACAGGAAACAAAGGAAGGAGAGGGGGAATTggaggaaggggagaagggaaaCTGGAAAAAGGGGTTCATCAAGCCGTGTGACTTAGTGGTTATAGATGTAGCGGTGCGGTTtctgatagaggatgaggaggacaagAAAGCCTGTGGAGGAGAAGAAAGCGATGAAGTAGAAGAGAATGGAGAACAGGCAGAGAAAAAACATAAAGTGGGAATACGAGCCGCCTGGGCGCCCGCAAAACACGGGGAAAAGACTGAAGAAGAGGAAGACGACGGCGAAGAGACCGAGGAGGCAGAAGTCGGATGTCGGTTTTGCTGCTGTCCTTATTGGCGTTGCCCTTCTTTAAACCCAGTGACACATCTGACTAATCTCCTGGGTTGGCTCATAAGTCCTGTGTGGAACTGGATGAAAAAC AACCCTTGTACAATCAACTGCACCGCCAGCTTTGGAGGTGAAGAAGATTCAGACGAGGGTGAGGAAATGGAGAGAGAGAGGCGGCTAAGAGAATatagggagagagaagagaagagaagacaagagcagcagagggagagagaagagctgGAGAGGAAAGAGAAGGCTAAAGAAGAGCGGATGAGAGAGAGGGAactagaggagaggaagagagaaaaaaagggaagagaagaggagaaagcacgggaagagagagtgagagcaaagAGGGCGAGAGAACAGATGGCGAAAGTGAGGGAAAAAGAGGagcgggagaagagagagagagaaaaaaaagagggagagtTAGTAAAAAGGGGAAGAGGAGAAGGTCAGggaagagagagtgagagcaaagagggcaagaagaagagaagatggcGAAAGTGA